In Haloarcula rubripromontorii, the sequence CGGACTTGGCCCCCTCGATACGGAACGGGTGGCCGGGCGCGACCGGGACCCAGCCATCGGCGGCCTCGGCCAGTTCCTCGTCGAAGGCCGCGACGGCGTCGTCGTACCGCCCCTCGACGACGCGCATGTCGCCGCCGTGGACGTTCACCATCGCCTTGTTGAGGAACGGACACCGCGAGGGGACGAAGCCCTTCGACTCGACGCCGGCCCGGGCCGCGTAGGCGGCGCTGGCCTGCGCGCCGTTGCCCGTCGAGGGCGTCACGACGCGCTCGGTCCCACGCTGGGTGGCGGCAGTGACCGAGAGCGAGAGCTTCCGGTCCCCCAGCGAGGCCGTCGGGTTGCGCCCCTCGTCTTTGACGTACACCGCATCGACGCCGAGTTCCTCGGCCAGGTCCGGGACCGGGACCAGCGGCGTCGCCCCCTCCCCGAGCGTCACCGTCGCGTCGTGAGGGAACGGCCGCAGCGGCTCGTAGCGGCCCGGCCCCGTCGTGTCGGGCAGCGCCGCCGGCGTCAGCTCCGGAACGTCGTAGTCGCCCACGAGGACCCCGCCGCAGTCGGGACAGCGGTCCGCCGTGCTGTCGGTTTCCGCACCACACGCCGTGCAGGTGAGGCCGCGAAACGCCGCAGTCGTCTCCATGTCTCCCACTGGGGACGGGACGACCAAGTGTGGTCCGGTCCCGCTTCAGCACGCTCTTGTCCCGTGCGGTCGAACCGGAGGGTATGACAGATGTCGTCGTCGCCGGAGGCGGACTCGCCGGGCTGGTCGCCGCCCGGCACGTGGCGGAGTCGGGCCGAGACGTGACCGTCTTCGAACAGGCCTCGGAGGTCGGGGGTCGCGTCCGGACGGCCCACGAGGACGGCTACACGTTCGACCGCGGGTTCCAGGTGATGTTCACTGCGTACCCTGCGGCCAAGCGTGAACTCGACATCGAGGCGCTCGCCCCGCGGACGTTCACGCCGGGCGCGACCATCGCCAGCCCGAACCACCGCTCGGTGCTGTCGGACCCGCTCCGCAACCCCACGGCCGCGCCACAGACGCTGCTCAACACCGACGTGCGCACGGCCGACAAGCTCAGGCTGTTCCGGCTCCAGCGCGAACTGGCCGGCGTCGAGCCGGTCGAACTGCTCTCTCGTGGCGGCCGGA encodes:
- a CDS encoding threonine synthase, which translates into the protein METTAAFRGLTCTACGAETDSTADRCPDCGGVLVGDYDVPELTPAALPDTTGPGRYEPLRPFPHDATVTLGEGATPLVPVPDLAEELGVDAVYVKDEGRNPTASLGDRKLSLSVTAATQRGTERVVTPSTGNGAQASAAYAARAGVESKGFVPSRCPFLNKAMVNVHGGDMRVVEGRYDDAVAAFDEELAEAADGWVPVAPGHPFRIEGAKSVAFETADDLDWAVPDAVVHPTGHGETVVGLERGFQTAADSGLTESVPRIYAAQPDSAAAIADAAREGDDEPATVEHPDTIVGPLEVPDPAAGTAALDSLERSGGGGVAVPDKDILAGAVDGCEMGPETGATGGTAIAGARALADDGAFDGDDVVVLVNPVAGSKEADLLRSHLMSQGI